One stretch of Brevibacillus laterosporus DNA includes these proteins:
- the tnpA gene encoding IS200/IS605 family transposase, with translation MYSIQYHIVWCVKYCHKVLLGDVDTRLKEILNQLATDNDFTISEIESDCDHVHLMIDCSPQHSIPSIIKALKGVSARLLFKEFPQLKKKLWGGNLWNPSYFVATVSEHTEA, from the coding sequence GTGTACTCTATCCAATACCATATTGTATGGTGTGTAAAATATTGCCATAAAGTGTTGCTTGGAGATGTAGATACAAGATTAAAAGAAATACTGAATCAGCTTGCTACAGACAATGATTTCACGATTTCAGAAATCGAAAGTGATTGTGATCATGTTCATCTCATGATTGATTGTAGTCCGCAACATTCAATTCCGAGTATCATCAAAGCGTTAAAAGGCGTTTCGGCAAGGTTGCTATTTAAAGAGTTTCCCCAGCTTAAAAAGAAGCTATGGGGAGGGAATCTTTGGAATCCTTCTTATTTTGTGGCAACGGTTAGCGAACACACAGAAGCATAA
- a CDS encoding imidazolonepropionase, translated as MSQIDLLVHNIKTLVTMAGPAQARCGAEMKEIGLVQDGAIAIADGRIVAVGREQDVWQQIQGSVIRNEWDADGKLVTPGLVDPHTHLVHGGSREHELSLKLNGASYLEILEQGGGILSTVRATRAATEQELFLKAKKSLDQMLQFGATTVEAKSGYGLSVEEELKQLRVTRTLQEAHPVDLVSTFMGAHAVPTEYKGRTDEYVALVINEMLPEVKRAGLAEFCDVFCEHGVFSVEQSRAIMQAARKLGFGLKLHADEIEPLGGAELAAELGCISAEHLLAASDEGLQAMKEAGVVAVCLPATSFNLRLTKHARARKMIELGVPVALSTDYNPGSSPTESLQLVMTLGCLNLGLTPEEVLTAMTINAAHAIGRAEQVGSLEVGKQADLVIYDADNLNYLPYHFGINHVKTVVKNGQIVVQDGKVMYE; from the coding sequence ATGTCGCAAATCGACTTGCTCGTTCATAACATCAAAACGCTCGTTACTATGGCTGGGCCAGCTCAGGCACGTTGTGGAGCTGAGATGAAAGAAATCGGATTGGTTCAAGATGGGGCGATAGCCATAGCAGATGGACGAATCGTGGCTGTCGGAAGGGAACAGGACGTTTGGCAACAAATCCAAGGTTCTGTCATTCGAAATGAGTGGGATGCTGACGGCAAACTCGTTACACCTGGCCTAGTCGATCCGCATACGCATCTTGTCCATGGTGGCTCACGGGAACATGAATTGTCTCTCAAATTAAACGGAGCAAGCTATCTGGAAATTTTAGAACAGGGTGGGGGCATTTTAAGTACTGTGCGTGCTACTCGTGCGGCTACGGAGCAGGAGCTTTTTCTGAAGGCGAAAAAGAGTCTGGATCAAATGCTACAATTCGGGGCAACTACAGTAGAAGCAAAAAGCGGTTATGGACTTAGTGTAGAAGAAGAACTAAAGCAGCTCCGCGTAACCCGTACATTACAGGAAGCGCATCCGGTCGATTTGGTTTCTACTTTTATGGGAGCGCATGCAGTACCAACGGAATATAAGGGCCGAACAGATGAATATGTTGCTTTGGTCATTAACGAGATGCTACCTGAAGTAAAACGTGCTGGATTGGCTGAGTTCTGTGACGTTTTTTGTGAGCATGGGGTGTTCAGTGTTGAACAATCCAGAGCCATTATGCAGGCAGCCCGTAAGCTCGGTTTTGGACTGAAGCTGCATGCAGATGAAATTGAGCCGTTGGGTGGAGCAGAATTAGCCGCAGAGCTAGGCTGCATTTCCGCTGAACATTTGTTAGCCGCAAGTGATGAAGGCTTGCAGGCGATGAAAGAAGCAGGTGTTGTAGCAGTTTGCTTGCCAGCTACTTCCTTTAATCTTCGACTGACGAAACATGCTCGTGCAAGAAAAATGATCGAGCTAGGTGTACCTGTTGCACTCTCCACTGATTACAATCCGGGCAGTTCACCTACAGAGTCTTTACAACTCGTCATGACACTGGGGTGCCTAAATCTTGGACTAACGCCGGAGGAAGTACTGACGGCCATGACGATAAATGCCGCCCATGCCATTGGACGTGCAGAGCAGGTTGGTAGTCTAGAGGTAGGTAAACAAGCGGACTTGGTTATCTATGATGCGGATAACCTCAACTATTTGCCTTACCACTTTGGCATTAATCATGTCAAAACGGTTGTGAAAAACGGGCAGATTGTGGTACAAGATGGAAAAGTGATGTATGAGTAA
- the hutU gene encoding urocanate hydratase: MTSTNKRVVRAPRGNELSAKGWEQEAALRMLMNNLDPEVAERPEDLVVYGGIGKAARNWASFDKIVECLKELEADETLLIQSGKPVGIFRTHTQAPRVLLSNSMLVPAFANWETFRELDQKGLMMYGQMTAGSWIYIGTQGILQGTYETFAEAARQHNNGTLKGTITLTAGLGGMGGAQPLAVTMNEGVVIAVDVDATRIQRRIDTRYCDVMVRDLDAAWEMATEAKNEGRALSIGLVGNAAEIFTEMATRGLTPEFVTDQTSAHDPLNGYVPTGYELDDALALRASDPDQYIRLAKSSMATHVQAMLDLQKAGSIVFDYGNNIRQVAFDEGVKDAFNFPGFVPAYIRQLFCEGKGPFRWAALSGDPEDIYKTDELVLKLFPENEHLRRWITMAQEKVVFQGLPARICWLGYGERVKMGLAINEMVRSGEISAPIVIGRDHLDCGSVASPNRETEAMKDGSDAVADWAILNALVNTSAGASWVSVHHGGGVGMGYSLHAGMVVVADGSLEAEERLKRVLTTDPGMGVIRHADAGYDLAVETAKERGVRVPMLDI; encoded by the coding sequence ATGACATCAACCAACAAAAGAGTAGTGCGAGCTCCACGTGGCAATGAGTTAAGTGCGAAAGGCTGGGAACAGGAAGCGGCTTTACGCATGCTCATGAACAATTTGGATCCAGAGGTTGCAGAGCGTCCCGAAGATTTGGTTGTATATGGTGGCATTGGCAAAGCAGCACGTAACTGGGCTAGTTTTGACAAAATCGTTGAATGCTTAAAAGAATTGGAAGCAGACGAAACGTTGTTAATTCAATCGGGTAAACCGGTGGGAATATTCCGTACACATACTCAAGCTCCACGTGTGTTGTTGTCTAACTCTATGCTGGTTCCTGCATTTGCAAATTGGGAGACATTCCGAGAATTAGATCAAAAAGGCTTAATGATGTACGGACAAATGACAGCAGGTAGCTGGATTTATATTGGAACACAAGGAATTCTGCAAGGGACATACGAGACTTTCGCAGAAGCCGCACGCCAGCATAATAACGGCACACTGAAAGGTACGATAACACTAACAGCAGGTTTGGGTGGAATGGGTGGAGCTCAACCGTTAGCTGTCACAATGAACGAAGGGGTGGTCATCGCAGTTGATGTTGACGCTACTCGCATTCAACGGCGCATTGATACTCGCTACTGCGATGTAATGGTACGTGACTTAGATGCAGCATGGGAGATGGCGACAGAAGCGAAGAACGAAGGCAGAGCACTGTCCATCGGTTTGGTCGGCAATGCCGCAGAGATTTTCACAGAGATGGCTACACGTGGCTTAACCCCTGAATTCGTCACTGATCAGACTTCTGCACATGATCCATTGAATGGATATGTACCAACTGGTTATGAATTAGATGATGCGTTAGCATTGAGAGCGAGTGACCCAGATCAATACATCCGATTGGCAAAAAGCTCAATGGCCACCCATGTACAGGCAATGCTTGATTTGCAAAAGGCAGGTTCGATCGTTTTCGATTACGGCAATAATATTCGTCAGGTTGCTTTTGATGAAGGAGTAAAAGATGCTTTCAACTTCCCAGGCTTTGTACCAGCCTATATTCGCCAATTATTTTGCGAGGGAAAAGGGCCTTTCCGTTGGGCAGCTTTGTCAGGTGACCCAGAAGATATCTATAAAACAGATGAACTTGTGTTAAAGCTATTCCCAGAGAATGAACATCTCCGTCGCTGGATTACCATGGCTCAAGAAAAAGTAGTATTCCAAGGCTTGCCAGCCCGTATCTGCTGGCTGGGATATGGAGAACGTGTCAAAATGGGGCTTGCCATTAATGAAATGGTGCGAAGCGGAGAGATTTCTGCACCAATTGTTATTGGACGAGATCATTTAGATTGCGGTTCGGTTGCTTCTCCTAATCGTGAGACGGAAGCCATGAAGGATGGCAGTGATGCGGTAGCAGACTGGGCGATTTTAAATGCGTTGGTAAATACTTCAGCGGGAGCTAGTTGGGTATCCGTGCATCATGGCGGCGGTGTAGGCATGGGTTATTCCTTGCATGCTGGAATGGTAGTTGTGGCAGATGGTTCCCTGGAAGCAGAAGAACGACTGAAACGTGTACTTACAACCGATCCGGGTATGGGAGTTATCCGCCACGCTGATGCAGGTTATGATTTGGCAGTTGAAACTGCAAAAGAGCGCGGAGTACGAGTACCAATGCTAGACATTTAA
- a CDS encoding AraC family transcriptional regulator gives MLTQQQVAAIQATFAHELIAGTIVHEAEFTMRQQQLQMTIHPELALVVSLDRYPDLATSYPFVWRQKIGQQLLEVLNQALSVPFVWCWVSEGVIVVLIELLDDGCKLQATADQKARQIASEIVQHADEKGISVSIGIGSAYENPLFMQHSYEEAQMALKDRFFQGNQLILPTTAKQDRASKSGKNPSIPSKNRADVIASVRIGDERATIEALHTLLHNMTIMEHQDVESFQSEVVEVITAMARTVLELGADASTILAENARFIQDLYKTIRYDTFLQKVERYSISLVQQVEQLDMKRYSPVIRKAITYLKEHVSKKVRLQEVAQNCCLSVYYFSHLFQRETGYSFIEYVHRIKLKKAVIYLETTDLSIQEIAFELGFEDANYFSRLFKKQMNMSPREYRTARLC, from the coding sequence ATGCTAACTCAGCAACAAGTAGCAGCTATACAGGCAACATTTGCCCATGAATTAATAGCAGGGACAATAGTACATGAAGCAGAGTTTACGATGAGACAGCAGCAGTTACAGATGACAATTCATCCTGAGCTTGCACTGGTGGTATCTCTCGATCGTTATCCTGATTTGGCTACAAGCTATCCTTTCGTCTGGCGGCAAAAGATTGGACAGCAATTACTTGAGGTGTTGAATCAAGCTTTGTCTGTTCCATTTGTGTGGTGCTGGGTTTCAGAAGGGGTTATTGTGGTTCTGATTGAGTTGTTAGATGATGGGTGCAAACTACAGGCTACTGCTGATCAAAAGGCTCGTCAGATAGCTTCTGAGATTGTTCAACATGCCGATGAAAAAGGGATATCGGTCTCCATTGGTATTGGGAGCGCTTATGAGAATCCGCTTTTCATGCAACATTCTTATGAAGAAGCACAGATGGCTTTAAAAGATCGTTTTTTCCAAGGGAATCAGTTGATATTACCAACAACGGCGAAGCAAGATAGGGCAAGCAAAAGTGGAAAAAATCCCTCCATACCGAGCAAGAATCGCGCAGATGTCATTGCCAGTGTGAGAATTGGTGATGAACGAGCTACCATCGAAGCCTTGCATACATTACTACATAACATGACGATTATGGAGCATCAGGATGTGGAGAGCTTTCAATCGGAAGTGGTAGAAGTAATAACAGCTATGGCGAGGACGGTGCTGGAGCTCGGTGCAGATGCTTCGACCATTTTAGCCGAGAATGCGAGATTCATTCAGGACCTCTATAAAACGATTCGCTACGATACCTTCTTACAAAAAGTGGAGCGGTATAGCATAAGCTTAGTTCAACAAGTGGAACAACTGGACATGAAAAGATATTCACCAGTGATTCGCAAGGCGATTACTTATTTGAAGGAACATGTTAGCAAAAAAGTAAGACTGCAAGAAGTAGCACAAAATTGCTGTTTGAGTGTTTATTATTTTAGCCATCTTTTTCAACGAGAGACGGGATACAGCTTTATTGAGTATGTTCATCGAATTAAGCTGAAAAAAGCTGTTATCTATTTAGAAACAACAGATTTATCTATCCAAGAAATTGCTTTTGAATTAGGATTTGAAGATGCTAATTACTTTAGTCGTTTGTTCAAAAAGCAAATGAATATGAGTCCACGTGAATATCGCACAGCAAGATTGTGCTAG